A region of Maribacter algicola DNA encodes the following proteins:
- a CDS encoding DUF2306 domain-containing protein, with translation MNRTNKVAWFVFGFLAIGVGLYPLIYVFAQEEIGLLLSKSQELLANVIWNIGFFGHILFGGVALMVGWVQFSKRFRNSNLARHRLIGKIYVVSVLISGICGGFIAFYATGGPIAKTGFFLLAVCWLYFTITAYRAARERDFEKHKVFMIYSYAACFGAVTLRIWLPLLILLIGSFEPAYRIVAWLAWVPNLVFAYFWVRRKGLSIG, from the coding sequence ATGAATAGGACGAATAAGGTAGCATGGTTCGTATTCGGGTTTTTGGCTATAGGCGTAGGGCTATATCCATTAATCTATGTCTTTGCCCAAGAGGAAATAGGATTGTTGCTTTCCAAAAGTCAGGAATTGCTGGCCAATGTAATTTGGAATATTGGATTTTTTGGTCATATCCTTTTTGGGGGTGTGGCCCTCATGGTAGGTTGGGTACAGTTTAGCAAACGCTTCAGGAATTCCAACCTTGCCAGACATAGGCTTATTGGTAAGATATATGTCGTATCCGTACTCATAAGTGGAATTTGTGGTGGTTTTATTGCCTTTTATGCAACTGGCGGCCCTATAGCAAAGACAGGCTTTTTTCTGCTTGCCGTTTGTTGGTTGTATTTTACCATTACGGCCTATAGGGCGGCTCGAGAAAGGGATTTTGAAAAGCATAAGGTCTTTATGATATATAGTTATGCTGCTTGTTTTGGTGCGGTCACACTACGCATTTGGTTGCCACTATTAATTTTGCTTATAGGTTCTTTTGAACCGGCATACCGTATTGTCGCTTGGTTGGCATGGGTGCCCAATCTAGTTTTTGCCTACTTCTGGGTCCGGCGTAAAGGGCTTTCAATAGGCTAA
- a CDS encoding alpha/beta hydrolase-fold protein, which translates to MIRNFCLVCIALLLLGSCQKVKESTYSVNVSFNASVSQEAKDGRLLLMFSSDDSKEPRFQINDGLNTQLIFGMNVDNMDPGKPITFDETVFGYPYPSMADIPPGEYNVQALLHVYETFNLATGHTVKLPMDNGEGQQWNSSPGNLYSKPFKIRVGSNGIENVSVEMDQVIPPIAEPEDTEWIKHIKMKSEKLSEFYGRDIYLGAHVLLPKGFDEHPEAKYPLMVFHGHFPSDFSGFRTTPPDPNLEPDYSARFDLKGYNIIQQQEAYDFYKRWNEPDFPRFLIIEIQHPTPYYDDSYAVNSASQGPYGDAITYELIPYIEKEFRGMGEGWSRFLYGGSTGGWEALAVQVKYPEEYNGCFAACPDPIDFRAYCLTNIYEDDNAYYYDAAHKKLEVPSHRDYLGNIQSTLRQGNHLELVLGDKSRSGQQWDIWEATYSPQGDDGYPVRIWDKMTGEIDHEVAEYWKENYDLRYIMERDWDKLGENLKGKIHIYCGDMDNYYLNNAVYLMEDFLESTTDPYYEGEVLYGDRAEHCWNGDSELPNAISRLRYNSMYVPKIMKRIEESAPQGADLTSWRYE; encoded by the coding sequence ATGATTAGAAATTTTTGTCTCGTCTGTATTGCCCTTTTACTATTGGGTTCTTGCCAAAAAGTCAAGGAGTCTACCTATAGCGTAAACGTTAGTTTTAATGCATCTGTCAGCCAAGAGGCAAAGGATGGTAGGCTTTTGCTGATGTTTTCTTCCGATGACAGTAAGGAACCTCGCTTTCAAATTAACGATGGTCTAAACACACAACTGATCTTTGGGATGAACGTGGATAATATGGATCCCGGTAAGCCCATTACCTTTGACGAAACTGTTTTTGGATATCCGTATCCCAGCATGGCAGATATTCCGCCGGGCGAATACAATGTGCAGGCCTTGCTACATGTTTATGAAACGTTTAACCTGGCTACTGGCCATACAGTAAAATTGCCCATGGACAATGGCGAAGGGCAGCAATGGAACAGTTCGCCTGGTAATCTGTACAGTAAGCCCTTTAAGATTCGGGTAGGCAGCAATGGCATTGAAAATGTGAGCGTGGAGATGGATCAGGTGATTCCGCCTATAGCCGAGCCCGAGGATACGGAGTGGATAAAGCATATTAAGATGAAGTCCGAAAAACTATCCGAGTTTTATGGTAGGGACATCTATCTGGGGGCCCATGTCTTGTTGCCGAAGGGTTTTGACGAACATCCCGAAGCAAAGTATCCCCTAATGGTCTTTCACGGACATTTTCCTTCCGATTTTAGCGGCTTCAGGACTACGCCGCCAGACCCGAATTTGGAACCAGATTATTCCGCCAGGTTCGATTTGAAAGGGTACAACATCATCCAACAGCAAGAGGCGTACGATTTTTATAAAAGATGGAACGAACCCGATTTTCCAAGGTTTTTGATTATCGAAATTCAGCATCCAACACCTTATTACGATGATTCTTATGCCGTGAACTCGGCCAGTCAGGGGCCTTATGGCGATGCCATTACCTACGAACTGATACCCTACATAGAAAAGGAGTTTAGGGGTATGGGCGAAGGATGGTCCCGCTTTCTGTATGGAGGATCCACGGGTGGATGGGAGGCCTTGGCCGTTCAGGTGAAGTATCCGGAGGAATACAACGGATGTTTTGCGGCTTGCCCGGACCCTATCGATTTTAGGGCGTATTGCCTTACCAATATCTACGAAGATGATAATGCCTATTACTATGACGCTGCCCATAAAAAATTGGAAGTACCTTCACATAGGGATTATTTGGGCAATATCCAATCAACCTTGAGGCAGGGAAATCATCTGGAATTGGTGTTAGGCGATAAATCCAGGTCAGGGCAACAGTGGGATATATGGGAAGCCACCTACTCTCCCCAAGGCGATGATGGCTATCCAGTTAGAATTTGGGATAAAATGACGGGGGAGATTGACCACGAGGTGGCCGAATATTGGAAGGAAAATTACGATCTCCGATATATTATGGAGCGCGACTGGGATAAATTGGGCGAAAACCTCAAAGGGAAGATACACATCTACTGTGGGGATATGGACAACTATTACCTAAACAATGCCGTGTATCTCATGGAGGATTTTCTGGAGAGCACCACAGATCCCTATTATGAAGGGGAAGTATTGTACGGGGATCGGGCCGAGCATTGCTGGAACGGTGATTCAGAGCTGCCCAATGCGATCAGCAGGTTGCGATATAACTCCATGTACGTGCCAAAAATAATGAAAAGGATTGAAGAAAGTGCTCCCCAAGGGGCCGATTTGACAAGCTGGCGCTATGAATAG
- a CDS encoding bifunctional 5,10-methylenetetrahydrofolate dehydrogenase/5,10-methenyltetrahydrofolate cyclohydrolase: MEILDGKKISNQIKDEIAAEVAKMRERGEKVPHLAAVIVGSDGASLTYVGSKVRACERVGFESTMVRMPSTTSEQELLKKIHELNEDKDIDGFIVQLPLPEQIDTQKVIMAVHPDKDVDGFHPMNFGKMALDMSTFIPATPFGILELLERYQVDTKGKHTVVIGRSHIVGRPMSILMGRKGWPGNSTVTLTHSHTKNITQIISQADIVISALGVPNFLKAEMVKDDAVVIDVGITRVPDDSTEKGYYITGDVDYENVSKKASFITPVPGGVGPMTIAMLLKNTLLARERHRSRE, translated from the coding sequence ATGGAAATTCTTGACGGTAAAAAAATTTCAAATCAGATAAAGGATGAGATAGCCGCTGAAGTGGCAAAGATGCGTGAAAGGGGGGAAAAGGTCCCGCACTTGGCCGCGGTCATTGTGGGTAGCGATGGTGCCAGTCTAACGTATGTTGGTAGCAAGGTAAGGGCTTGTGAACGCGTAGGGTTTGAATCCACCATGGTACGAATGCCCAGCACCACATCGGAACAGGAATTGTTGAAGAAGATCCACGAGCTGAACGAGGATAAAGATATTGATGGATTTATTGTCCAGTTACCCTTACCGGAACAAATCGACACCCAAAAGGTCATCATGGCCGTCCATCCGGATAAGGACGTTGATGGTTTCCATCCCATGAACTTCGGGAAAATGGCCTTGGATATGAGTACGTTCATTCCTGCTACACCCTTTGGTATTTTGGAATTGTTGGAACGTTATCAAGTCGATACCAAGGGAAAACATACGGTTGTAATAGGCCGAAGCCACATCGTAGGAAGGCCTATGAGCATTTTGATGGGGCGAAAGGGTTGGCCTGGAAACTCCACGGTGACCCTAACCCATAGTCATACCAAAAACATCACCCAGATAATTTCTCAGGCAGACATTGTTATTTCCGCTCTCGGTGTGCCAAATTTCCTCAAGGCCGAAATGGTCAAGGACGATGCGGTGGTCATCGATGTGGGAATCACAAGGGTTCCGGATGATTCCACTGAAAAGGGCTATTACATTACAGGTGACGTGGATTACGAAAACGTAAGTAAAAAAGCATCTTTTATTACCCCCGTTCCGGGAGGTGTTGGCCCCATGACCATCGCCATGTTGCTTAAAAACACCCTATTGGCTCGGGAAAGGCATAGGAGCAGGGAATAA
- the ffh gene encoding signal recognition particle protein, translating into MFDNLSEKLDKALHVLKGHGQITEINVAETTKEVRRALLDADVNFKIAKEFTNRVKEKALGQNVLTTLQPGQLMVKIVKDELTQLMGGDSEGINLSGNPSVILMSGLQGSGKTTFSGKLANFLKKKKSKNPLLVACDVYRPAAIDQLHVVGEQIGVPVYSDRDNNDPVAIAKAGIAKAKAEGHNVVIIDTAGRLAVDEKMMNEISDIHKAINPQETLFVVDSMTGQDAVNTAKAFNDVLNFDGVILTKLDGDTRGGAAISIKSVVNKPIKFIGTGEKMEAIDIFYPSRMADRILGMGDVVSLVERAQEQFDEEEARKIQKKIAKNKFGFDDFLGQIQQIKKMGNMKDLMGMIPGAGKALKGLDIDDDAFKHIEAIIYSMTPDERSNPSKLDASRKKRIAKGSGREVQEVNQLLKQFDQMSKMMKMMQGGGGKKMMQMMSGLGR; encoded by the coding sequence TGGGCAGATAACGGAAATCAATGTTGCGGAGACGACCAAGGAGGTGCGAAGGGCCCTTTTGGATGCGGATGTCAATTTCAAGATCGCTAAGGAATTTACCAATCGGGTAAAGGAAAAGGCGCTAGGTCAAAATGTTTTGACTACGTTGCAACCGGGCCAATTGATGGTAAAGATCGTAAAGGATGAACTTACCCAATTAATGGGAGGCGATTCAGAAGGAATCAATCTATCTGGTAATCCGTCCGTTATATTGATGTCTGGTTTGCAAGGTTCCGGTAAGACGACCTTTTCGGGGAAATTGGCGAATTTTCTAAAGAAGAAAAAATCTAAAAACCCTTTGTTGGTAGCATGTGACGTATACAGACCCGCGGCCATCGACCAGTTGCACGTTGTTGGGGAACAGATCGGTGTGCCTGTGTATTCGGATAGGGACAATAACGACCCTGTGGCCATCGCCAAGGCCGGTATTGCCAAGGCGAAGGCGGAAGGTCATAATGTGGTCATCATTGATACTGCCGGTCGTTTGGCCGTGGACGAGAAGATGATGAACGAGATATCGGATATCCATAAGGCCATCAATCCGCAAGAAACCTTGTTTGTAGTGGATTCCATGACCGGGCAGGATGCTGTGAACACGGCCAAGGCATTTAACGATGTCCTGAATTTTGACGGGGTCATCCTTACAAAGCTCGATGGTGATACCCGTGGTGGAGCCGCCATTTCCATAAAATCGGTCGTAAACAAGCCCATCAAGTTTATCGGTACGGGTGAAAAAATGGAGGCTATCGATATCTTCTATCCTTCCCGTATGGCCGATCGTATTTTGGGAATGGGTGACGTTGTTTCTCTGGTGGAAAGGGCACAAGAGCAGTTTGATGAAGAGGAGGCCAGAAAGATTCAGAAAAAAATCGCCAAGAATAAATTCGGGTTTGACGATTTCCTAGGCCAGATCCAGCAAATCAAAAAAATGGGGAACATGAAGGACCTTATGGGGATGATTCCCGGGGCCGGAAAGGCCCTTAAAGGTTTGGATATTGACGATGACGCTTTTAAGCATATTGAGGCGATTATTTATTCCATGACGCCCGACGAAAGGTCCAATCCTTCCAAACTGGATGCCAGTAGAAAGAAAAGAATAGCAAAGGGTAGTGGAAGAGAGGTGCAGGAAGTAAACCAATTGCTAAAACAATTTGACCAAATGAGCAAGATGATGAAAATGATGCAAGGGGGTGGTGGTAAAAAGATGATGCAGATGATGAGCGGTCTTGGGCGTTAA